From one Micromonospora siamensis genomic stretch:
- a CDS encoding glutathione S-transferase family protein: protein MARAQFSAETAGGGQFVRQPNRFTGRVTPHSTSPEGGGPDDQGRWPLEAGRYRLIWCKACPWAHRARIVRTLLGLEDVISLGTVDPIRDERGWRFALDPDGFDPVLGIGFLSEAYLATDPDYTGRVTVPALVDTLTGRVVTNDYPQLTLDLSTEWRRFHSPDAPDLYPVELRPELDALMAEIHADVNNGVYRCGFATSQQAYDEAYEALFARLDALSERLSGRRYLMGDAITEADVRLFTTLVRFDVAYHGHFKCNRQKLTEMPVLWAYARDLFQTPGFGGTVDFDQIKRHYYGTHEAINPTRIVPLGPDTSGWTTPHGRG, encoded by the coding sequence ATGGCCCGGGCCCAGTTCAGCGCAGAGACCGCCGGTGGCGGGCAGTTCGTTCGCCAGCCCAACCGGTTCACCGGTCGGGTCACCCCGCACTCCACCTCCCCCGAGGGCGGCGGCCCGGACGACCAGGGACGCTGGCCGCTGGAGGCCGGCCGGTACCGGCTGATCTGGTGCAAGGCGTGCCCGTGGGCGCACCGGGCCCGGATCGTGCGCACCCTGCTCGGCCTGGAGGACGTGATCTCGCTGGGCACCGTCGACCCGATCCGGGACGAGCGGGGCTGGCGGTTCGCCCTGGACCCCGACGGCTTCGACCCGGTGCTCGGCATCGGCTTCCTGTCGGAGGCCTACCTGGCCACCGACCCGGACTACACCGGGCGGGTGACCGTGCCGGCGCTGGTGGACACGCTCACCGGCCGGGTGGTCACCAACGACTACCCGCAGCTCACGCTGGACCTCTCCACCGAGTGGCGCCGGTTCCACTCCCCGGACGCGCCCGACCTCTATCCGGTCGAGCTGCGCCCGGAGCTGGACGCGCTGATGGCGGAGATCCACGCCGACGTCAACAACGGCGTCTACCGGTGCGGCTTCGCCACCTCCCAGCAGGCGTACGACGAGGCGTACGAGGCGTTGTTCGCCCGGCTGGACGCGCTGTCGGAGCGGCTGTCCGGGCGGCGGTACCTGATGGGTGACGCGATCACCGAGGCGGACGTGCGGCTGTTCACCACCCTGGTCCGCTTCGACGTGGCGTACCACGGCCACTTCAAGTGCAACCGGCAGAAGCTGACCGAGATGCCGGTGCTGTGGGCGTACGCCCGGGACCTGTTCCAGACCCCCGGCTTCGGCGGGACGGTGGACTTCGACCAGATCAAGCGGCACTACTACGGCACCCACGAGGCGATCAACCCGACCCGGATCGTGCCGCTGGGCCCGGACACCTCCGGCTGGACCACCCCGCACGGCCGTGGCTGA
- the pcaF gene encoding 3-oxoadipyl-CoA thiolase has protein sequence MTAAYLVAGVRTPIGRYAGALAGVRPDDLAAHVIRELVARHPSVDWARTDDVVLGCANQAGEDNRNVARMAALLAGLPEEVSGSTVNRLCGSGLDALATAARSIVAGEADLVVAGGVESMSRAPFVMPKATTPFSRSAEVYDTTLGWRLVNPLMKAGWGIDSMPETAENVAAEFGVDRAAQDEFALRSQQRAAKAQADGRFAEEIVPVTVPAGRRDTKLVEVDEHPRETSIEKLAALPTPFRDGGTVTAGNSSGVNDGAVALLVASEAAVARYDLTPLARVGGAAAAGVPPRIMGIGPVPATRKLLDRHQIALADVDVVELNEAFAAQGIAVLRELGLPEDAEHVNPNGGAIALGHPLGASGARLALTAALELRRRGGRRALATMCVGVGQGIALLLESA, from the coding sequence ATGACCGCCGCCTACCTCGTGGCCGGAGTCCGCACCCCGATCGGCCGCTATGCCGGCGCCCTCGCCGGGGTACGCCCCGACGACCTGGCCGCGCACGTGATCCGCGAGCTGGTCGCCCGCCATCCCTCGGTGGACTGGGCGCGCACCGACGACGTCGTCCTCGGCTGCGCCAACCAGGCCGGCGAGGACAACCGCAACGTGGCCCGGATGGCGGCGCTGCTGGCCGGCCTCCCCGAGGAGGTGTCCGGCAGCACGGTCAACCGGCTCTGCGGCTCCGGCCTGGACGCCCTCGCCACCGCCGCCCGGTCCATCGTGGCCGGCGAGGCCGACCTGGTGGTCGCCGGCGGGGTGGAGAGCATGAGCCGCGCGCCGTTCGTCATGCCGAAGGCGACCACGCCGTTCTCCCGCTCCGCCGAGGTGTACGACACCACCCTCGGCTGGCGGCTGGTCAACCCCCTGATGAAGGCCGGCTGGGGCATCGACTCGATGCCGGAGACCGCGGAGAACGTCGCCGCCGAGTTCGGCGTCGACCGGGCCGCCCAGGACGAGTTCGCGCTCCGCTCCCAGCAGCGGGCCGCCAAGGCGCAGGCCGACGGCCGGTTCGCCGAGGAGATCGTGCCGGTGACCGTGCCGGCCGGCCGGCGGGACACGAAGCTGGTCGAGGTCGACGAGCACCCCCGGGAGACATCGATCGAGAAGCTGGCGGCGCTGCCCACCCCGTTCCGCGACGGCGGCACGGTCACCGCCGGCAACTCCTCCGGCGTCAACGACGGCGCGGTCGCCCTGCTGGTCGCCTCCGAGGCGGCCGTCGCCCGGTACGACCTCACCCCCCTCGCCCGGGTCGGCGGCGCGGCGGCGGCCGGCGTACCGCCCCGGATCATGGGCATCGGACCGGTGCCGGCCACCCGCAAGCTGCTGGACCGGCATCAGATCGCCCTCGCCGACGTCGACGTGGTGGAGCTGAACGAGGCGTTCGCCGCGCAGGGCATCGCGGTGCTGCGCGAGCTGGGCCTGCCCGAGGACGCCGAGCACGTCAACCCGAACGGCGGCGCGATCGCCCTCGGCCACCCGCTCGGCGCCAGCGGCGCCCGGCTGGCGCTGACCGCCGCGCTGGAGCTGCGCCGCCGCGGCGGCCGGCGGGCGTTGGCCACCATGTGCGTCGGCGTGGGCCAGGGCATCGCCCTGCTCCTGGAGTCGGCGTAA
- a CDS encoding SAM-dependent methyltransferase, protein MQKPENIPTEIDLTRPSAARVYDYFLGGAHNFEIDRQLAEQIAAMTPNLAATMRSGREFLRRAVRVLLDAGIDQFLDIGSGIPTVGNVHEVAQAANPEARIVYVDIDPVAVAHSRELLAGNDRAVAVHADLRDPKLILDGARDSGLIDFGRPVGILLAGVVHFVPDADRPGDILATLRAAAAPGSFLVISHSTFEDQPQEMLDAQRLSARTATEITLRSRAEISGFFGDWTILEPGVVHMPLWRPDSPSDVDEHPERFGAFGGVARHDRPGG, encoded by the coding sequence ATGCAGAAGCCGGAGAACATCCCCACCGAGATCGACCTGACGCGGCCCAGCGCCGCCCGGGTCTACGACTACTTCCTCGGCGGGGCGCACAACTTCGAGATCGACCGGCAGCTCGCCGAGCAGATCGCCGCGATGACCCCCAACCTGGCGGCCACCATGCGCTCCGGTCGGGAGTTCCTGCGCCGCGCCGTCCGGGTGCTGCTGGACGCCGGCATCGACCAGTTCCTCGACATCGGCTCCGGCATCCCCACCGTCGGCAACGTGCACGAGGTGGCCCAGGCCGCCAACCCGGAGGCCCGGATCGTCTACGTCGACATCGATCCGGTGGCGGTGGCGCACAGCCGGGAACTGCTCGCCGGCAACGACCGGGCCGTCGCCGTCCACGCCGACCTGCGGGATCCGAAGCTGATCCTGGACGGGGCCCGCGACAGCGGGCTGATCGACTTCGGCCGGCCGGTGGGCATCCTGCTCGCCGGGGTGGTGCACTTCGTGCCGGACGCCGACCGCCCCGGCGACATCCTGGCCACCCTGCGGGCCGCCGCCGCCCCCGGCAGCTTCCTGGTGATCTCCCACTCCACCTTCGAGGACCAGCCGCAGGAGATGCTCGACGCGCAGCGGCTGTCGGCGCGTACCGCCACCGAGATCACGCTGCGCTCGCGGGCCGAGATCAGCGGCTTCTTCGGCGACTGGACGATCCTGGAGCCGGGCGTGGTGCACATGCCGCTGTGGCGGCCCGACTCGCCGTCCGACGTCGACGAGCACCCCGAACGGTTCGGCGCGTTCGGCGGGGTCGCCCGCCACGACCGTCCGGGCGGCTGA